One window from the genome of Oncorhynchus gorbuscha isolate QuinsamMale2020 ecotype Even-year linkage group LG14, OgorEven_v1.0, whole genome shotgun sequence encodes:
- the LOC123995646 gene encoding NADH dehydrogenase [ubiquinone] 1 alpha subcomplex subunit 5-like — protein sequence MSFYFEKNEDMLTSFLFDRSDPESVAPIIMAGVLKKTTGLVGLAVSHNPHERLRILYSKILASLQVIPQDAAYRKYTEQLVNDRFDLIKAEPDVEKLEKKINCGQIEEVIHQAECELALSRKMAEWKPWEPLIEEPPVNQWKWPV from the exons AtgagcttttattttgaaaaaaacGAGGACATGTTGACGTCATTTTTATTCGACAGAAGTGACCCAGAATCCGTAGCGCCCATAATCATGGCTGGCGTTCTGAAAAAG ACAACAGGCTTGGTGGGACTGGCCGTGTCCCACAACCCTCATGAG CGCCTGAGGATCTTGTACAGTAAGATCCTGGCGTCTCTCCAGGTCATCCCTCAGGACGCAGCCTACAGAAAGTACACAGAACAGCTTGTCAATGACCGCTTTGACCTTATCAAAGCC GAGCCTGATGTGGAGAAACTAGAGAAGAAAATCAACTGTGGTCAGATCGAGGAGGTCATTCACCAG GCTGAGTGCGAGTTGGCTCTATCCAGGAAGATGGCAGAGTGGAAACCATGGGAACCACTGATTGAAGAGCCTCCTGTCAACCAATGGAAGTGGCCCGTTTAA